The following proteins are co-located in the Leptospira weilii genome:
- a CDS encoding response regulator, with amino-acid sequence MIRSQISQKTKSPYLVSIIEDNQHTALNLQELISKSPDFRFLKHYPDSQKAIEGIPEDIPDIVILDIGLPGKSGLECLKELKEKTPNTKYVIFTVFEDEEKIVEAIQGGVSGYLLKDTSPELFLAELKVIVLGGAPLTPRIADKIIREFTKKEETQNPPIQNTLGLTKRQLQILNFVALGMTVADIADELDISGHTVSRHIEKIYKKMEVHSKSEAIIRGRRMGIIRDVPGYP; translated from the coding sequence ATGATACGTTCGCAAATTTCACAAAAGACCAAATCCCCTTATTTGGTTTCCATCATCGAAGACAATCAACACACTGCCCTCAATCTTCAGGAACTTATTTCCAAGTCCCCCGATTTTCGATTTTTAAAACACTATCCCGACTCTCAAAAAGCGATCGAAGGCATTCCGGAAGATATCCCCGATATCGTGATCCTAGACATAGGACTTCCCGGAAAGAGCGGATTGGAATGTCTCAAAGAACTCAAAGAGAAAACGCCTAACACTAAATATGTGATCTTTACCGTTTTTGAAGACGAAGAAAAAATAGTAGAGGCGATCCAAGGGGGAGTATCCGGCTATCTCTTGAAGGATACTTCTCCCGAACTTTTCCTTGCTGAACTCAAAGTTATCGTGTTAGGAGGCGCTCCGCTTACCCCTAGAATTGCGGACAAGATCATTCGAGAATTCACAAAAAAAGAGGAAACCCAAAATCCGCCGATCCAAAACACCCTGGGACTTACGAAAAGACAACTTCAGATTCTTAATTTCGTGGCGCTTGGAATGACCGTTGCGGATATCGCGGACGAACTCGATATTTCCGGTCATACGGTCAGCAGACATATCGAAAAGATTTATAAAAAGATGGAAGTGCATTCCAAATCCGAAGCCATCATCCGAGGAAGAAGAATGGGAATTATACGAGACGTTCCAGGGTATCCTTAA
- a CDS encoding LIC12806 family lipoprotein: MLNETRFPLIPKILKGFIVIVSAPSFTAWTVSCGLKPVPPPAGKFCDVWHKPVECVELNFRKGIGDLGQGPLPLRMKSVVLYDLEIEDKQNVLIEVLHEHRVRITFPGKESRLYLKIKDPEERKRRWEKAREELFK; the protein is encoded by the coding sequence ATGTTAAACGAAACAAGATTTCCTCTGATCCCGAAAATTCTCAAAGGATTTATTGTAATCGTATCCGCACCCTCATTTACAGCTTGGACCGTTTCTTGCGGACTTAAGCCCGTTCCCCCTCCCGCAGGAAAGTTCTGCGACGTCTGGCACAAACCGGTTGAATGTGTGGAATTGAATTTCAGAAAAGGAATCGGCGACCTAGGCCAAGGCCCGCTTCCCTTACGGATGAAAAGCGTGGTTCTTTATGATTTAGAAATTGAAGACAAACAAAACGTCCTCATAGAAGTTCTTCACGAACACAGAGTGAGAATTACCTTTCCCGGAAAAGAATCCAGACTGTACCTTAAGATCAAGGATCCAGAAGAACGCAAACGAAGATGGGAAAAAGCAAGGGAAGAACTTTTTAAATGA
- a CDS encoding RsmD family RNA methyltransferase, which produces MKALKVQAGKLKGKSIETPIAVAGNTNFTPAILKKSVFDIVGSLVLKGRLILEESAFVDFFAGSGQMALEAMSRGFARVVLYELAWERSDNLRKLFAKFGDNSEINRKDVFRFYNKLDIPEKSKIYFLDPPYSFWDKKKEKIKSLLDFLLNDTATVAVFIQSPIDPDWPGFETRKFGKNFLTFRANGVWNVSQLPNENVSEISEDISSFRENED; this is translated from the coding sequence GTGAAAGCACTCAAGGTACAGGCCGGGAAGCTCAAAGGTAAATCGATAGAAACGCCTATTGCCGTCGCGGGAAACACGAACTTTACTCCCGCGATTTTAAAAAAATCAGTTTTTGATATCGTTGGCTCTTTGGTTTTAAAAGGAAGATTGATACTTGAAGAATCCGCGTTTGTGGATTTTTTCGCGGGTTCGGGACAGATGGCTTTGGAAGCAATGAGTCGAGGATTTGCAAGAGTCGTTTTATACGAGTTGGCTTGGGAAAGATCGGACAACCTTCGAAAACTTTTCGCAAAATTCGGAGACAACTCCGAAATCAATAGAAAAGACGTATTCCGTTTTTATAATAAACTCGATATTCCCGAAAAATCGAAGATCTATTTTTTAGATCCTCCGTATTCCTTCTGGGATAAGAAAAAGGAAAAAATCAAGTCTCTTCTGGACTTTTTGTTAAACGACACCGCCACCGTAGCCGTTTTTATTCAGTCTCCGATCGATCCGGACTGGCCCGGTTTTGAAACCAGAAAGTTCGGAAAGAATTTCTTAACTTTTCGTGCGAACGGAGTTTGGAACGTTTCTCAACTTCCGAACGAAAATGTATCCGAAATTTCGGAAGATATATCTTCGTTTCGTGAAAATGAAGATTGA
- a CDS encoding sulfatase-like hydrolase/transferase: MPKMIAILLAEKSVRLYLRFFAIGMGISFATLILNSSFRFMGVDLSEFKSLFLSILPLFLKDYIQTLIASGILFGAIGLLLSSAFFGNEKKVSTGLSLIDRLSKDRILSGENSDSFHDTFIDKDVEIEKENYCRKVSWIFGVFVFLLWCHSVIFYPQLYGEFFFYRFPFLRFFLFFLTDWVSPWIPLAIALGILGVCIVIHSVFLILKRNRSRFIFFVLFCFLLFWSHSCGSLLGILSATIFYLSTRVFENEMVAIFDPVRTVNLKNANWNRIALVLLFTICSSLICFASSKSCLGIFTSTLTWSKEVPENTVLSAEGFPNILILSADSLRYDKMGYAQGKAGLTPHIDSLAKDSIIFQDHHTTIPRTFPAWADLLTGQPSFVHGIQDMFPDIKDREGLSGNVSKTLPKLLSQLGYKTRVVSSFAGDIFPRADWGFRSVKAPIFHAGILTAQRILETQIFLLPIVTGSIPGAGEYFEAIRGFPSLGDDSKILPDLLAGLKKEGNPFFTVFFSSVTHFPFSPPYPYYKIFTNSEYYGKFKYFKFVNPSDSSELSSYDQEQIRGLFQASIYSFDDSVGKILEHLKKEGIYDSTLIVLTSDHGESLFEADHSHGHGEHLRGEAVTHIPLLIKFPRNVGAGRRFAGISSSLDLFPTLLSFVANRVRDFSLRENLRNELKNRFGRDLSAGLSFQTWKDSRNVYGETGIWFSDLGNHFYQKERIYYPDILHLHSIESGEFPFISIGDSYAKESVIISKHRMFQNTTRKLIYIPSENGVFWRCYDRIADPWNEKPLAIQECSSLKDSLVSFLISSGKFKKAGEYLLPLSN, translated from the coding sequence ATGCCGAAGATGATCGCAATTCTATTGGCGGAGAAATCCGTAAGATTATATCTTCGATTTTTTGCGATCGGAATGGGGATTTCTTTTGCGACCTTGATTTTAAACTCTTCGTTTCGGTTTATGGGAGTGGATCTTTCCGAATTCAAGTCCCTCTTTTTATCCATTCTGCCTTTATTCTTAAAAGATTATATTCAAACTTTGATTGCGAGCGGAATTTTGTTCGGTGCGATCGGTTTGCTCCTTTCTTCTGCGTTTTTTGGGAATGAAAAAAAAGTTTCGACCGGCCTGTCTCTTATCGATCGTTTGTCGAAAGATAGGATTTTATCGGGTGAAAATTCTGATTCCTTCCACGATACTTTTATCGACAAGGACGTCGAAATTGAAAAAGAAAACTACTGTCGAAAAGTCTCTTGGATTTTCGGAGTATTTGTGTTTCTTCTTTGGTGCCATTCTGTGATTTTTTATCCCCAGCTCTACGGAGAATTTTTCTTTTATCGATTTCCGTTTTTGCGTTTCTTTTTATTTTTCCTGACGGATTGGGTTTCTCCCTGGATTCCGCTGGCGATCGCGCTCGGAATTTTGGGAGTTTGTATCGTAATACATTCTGTTTTCTTAATATTAAAACGAAACCGTTCCCGTTTTATATTTTTCGTTTTGTTTTGTTTTTTGCTCTTTTGGTCTCATTCTTGCGGAAGTCTTTTGGGGATTTTGAGCGCGACTATCTTCTATCTTTCCACTCGAGTTTTTGAGAACGAGATGGTTGCGATTTTTGATCCGGTTCGAACCGTAAATTTGAAGAATGCAAATTGGAATCGAATCGCCCTCGTTTTACTTTTTACTATTTGTTCCTCTCTGATTTGTTTCGCTTCTTCGAAAAGTTGTCTTGGAATTTTTACCTCAACTCTAACTTGGAGCAAAGAAGTTCCGGAAAATACCGTTCTGAGTGCGGAAGGTTTTCCGAACATTCTGATTCTGAGCGCGGATAGTCTTCGTTATGATAAAATGGGATACGCACAAGGTAAGGCGGGATTGACGCCTCATATCGATTCACTTGCGAAGGATTCTATAATATTCCAAGATCATCATACTACGATTCCCAGGACTTTCCCCGCTTGGGCGGATTTGCTCACGGGACAACCCAGCTTCGTACACGGAATTCAGGATATGTTTCCGGATATAAAGGATCGGGAGGGTTTGAGCGGTAATGTTTCTAAAACGCTTCCGAAACTTTTGTCGCAACTCGGATACAAAACGCGGGTCGTTTCTTCGTTTGCGGGGGATATTTTTCCTCGAGCCGATTGGGGGTTTCGATCCGTAAAAGCTCCGATCTTTCACGCTGGAATTCTCACGGCGCAAAGGATTTTAGAAACTCAGATTTTTCTTCTTCCGATCGTGACCGGTTCGATTCCGGGCGCGGGAGAATATTTCGAGGCAATTCGCGGATTTCCGAGTTTGGGGGACGATTCTAAAATTCTTCCGGATCTTTTGGCCGGATTAAAAAAGGAGGGGAATCCATTTTTTACGGTCTTTTTTTCCTCTGTGACGCATTTCCCATTCAGTCCTCCGTATCCGTATTACAAAATATTTACAAATTCTGAATATTATGGAAAATTTAAGTATTTCAAATTTGTGAATCCGAGCGATTCTTCCGAACTTTCGAGCTACGATCAGGAACAGATTCGAGGGCTCTTTCAGGCTTCGATTTATTCTTTTGACGACTCGGTCGGAAAAATTTTGGAACACTTAAAAAAGGAAGGGATTTACGATTCCACTCTGATCGTTTTAACGAGCGATCATGGGGAATCCTTGTTTGAAGCCGATCATAGTCACGGACACGGTGAACATCTGAGAGGGGAGGCTGTGACTCATATTCCTTTGCTCATTAAATTCCCTCGAAATGTCGGCGCTGGTCGGAGATTTGCCGGAATCAGTAGTTCCCTGGATCTGTTTCCGACTTTACTTTCGTTCGTCGCAAACCGGGTACGGGATTTTTCCTTACGCGAGAATTTGCGAAACGAATTGAAAAATCGTTTTGGAAGGGATTTGTCCGCGGGTTTGAGTTTTCAGACTTGGAAAGATTCTCGAAATGTCTACGGTGAAACTGGAATTTGGTTTAGTGATTTGGGAAATCATTTTTATCAAAAGGAAAGAATTTACTATCCCGACATTCTTCATTTGCATTCGATTGAGTCGGGAGAGTTTCCTTTTATTTCGATCGGAGATTCTTACGCGAAGGAGAGTGTGATCATTTCCAAACATAGGATGTTTCAGAATACGACCCGTAAACTCATCTACATTCCTTCGGAGAACGGTGTGTTTTGGCGTTGTTACGATCGGATTGCCGATCCTTGGAACGAAAAGCCTCTTGCGATTCAAGAGTGTTCTTCTCTGAAAGATTCTCTTGTTTCGTTTCTGATTTCTTCCGGAAAATTCAAGAAAGCAGGAGAGTATTTGCTCCCCTTGTCGAATTGA
- the carB gene encoding carbamoyl-phosphate synthase large subunit, whose translation MPRREDIRSVLILGSGPIVIGQACEFDYSGTQAAKALKEKGIRVILLNSNPATIMTDPDLADATYVEPMTVSVVQKILEKEKPDAILPTVGGQTALNLALACNSAGLLEKYNVELIGAKVDAIKKAEDRELFKKAMEKIGVRVPASGLANNLTDAAEIKKKLGLPLIVRPAFTLGGTGGGIAYTEETFEEVVSKGLKASPISQVLLEESVLGWKEFELEVMRDLADNVVIICSIENIDPMGVHTGDSITVAPQQTLSDKEYQNLRDMSIAIIREIGVETGGSNIQFAVNPVNGDVIVIEMNPRVSRSSALASKATGFPIAKIAALLSIGYTLDEIKNDITRVTPASFEPSIDYVVTKVPRFAFEKFPGTDDTLGVQMKAVGEAMAIGRTFKESFQKALRSLEIDRYGFGSDGYFQELLYARSLNSDQRKEWIDSFLKRPNDKRIFYIKLAFDEEYTVDQIHDLCKVDRWFLWQMEDLLKLEKEYSEKGNLVLSKMKQAGFSNRQLSFLKNKKRILDLLDGELRVDLKKTEIQNLLKKSEEEIETKLGSEKILPVYKRIDTCAGEFEAYTPYFYSSYDEEDESDVTSTKSVMILGGGPNRIGQGIEFDYCCCQASYALQDLGIESIMVNSNPETVSTDYDTSDRLYFEPLTLEDVYRIYQNEKPEGVIIQFGGQTPLKLAKDLERKGVKILGTSPDSIDRAEDRKRFVEVLEKLKLNSPESGIATSMEEAREIAQKITYPVLVRPSYVLGGRAMLIINEEKELDRYMEKAEEISKDRPLLIDSFLEDAVEVDVDALCDGKEVFVTGIMEHIEEAGVHSGDSACILPPQTLSKNMMDEIRRATVDLALELQVKGLINIQYAVKNEVLYIIEVNPRASRTVPFVSKALGHPIVKYATRIMMGESLKSLPLPKEMAFSQVSVKEVVLPFNKFPGVDTILGPEMRSTGEVMGIASTVGEAFLKSQYMAGDELPSQGTVFVSINDKTKSELLSYIKDLSELGFNLIATSGTHKFLSDNGILSSKINKVYDEIFPTALDYIRENKIHLIINTPLSRVTRDDSFTIRQAAIRFKVPCLTTSNAAKALIKGMVEMKNKGFTIHSLQEIHAMPKSL comes from the coding sequence ATGCCTAGAAGAGAAGATATACGCTCCGTACTCATCCTGGGATCCGGTCCGATCGTTATCGGACAGGCGTGTGAGTTTGATTATTCCGGAACTCAAGCCGCCAAAGCCCTGAAAGAAAAAGGGATTCGTGTTATTTTACTGAATTCAAATCCGGCGACGATCATGACCGACCCCGATCTTGCGGACGCGACTTACGTGGAACCGATGACGGTTTCAGTCGTTCAAAAAATTCTTGAGAAAGAAAAACCGGACGCAATTCTTCCCACGGTCGGAGGTCAGACCGCTCTCAACCTAGCTCTCGCCTGCAACTCCGCGGGGCTTTTGGAAAAATACAATGTGGAATTGATCGGCGCCAAAGTGGACGCGATCAAAAAAGCAGAAGACAGAGAACTTTTCAAGAAGGCGATGGAAAAAATCGGTGTGAGAGTTCCCGCATCCGGTCTGGCGAACAATCTCACAGACGCCGCCGAAATCAAAAAAAAGCTCGGGCTCCCTCTCATTGTTCGTCCGGCGTTTACTCTCGGCGGTACCGGAGGTGGAATCGCTTACACCGAAGAAACGTTCGAAGAAGTCGTTTCAAAAGGACTCAAGGCTTCTCCTATCAGTCAGGTTCTTTTGGAAGAATCGGTTCTAGGTTGGAAAGAATTCGAACTCGAGGTTATGCGGGATCTGGCGGATAACGTAGTTATTATCTGTTCGATCGAAAACATAGATCCGATGGGAGTTCATACGGGCGATTCCATCACTGTGGCCCCTCAACAAACTCTGTCCGATAAGGAATATCAAAACTTAAGAGATATGTCGATCGCTATCATTCGAGAAATCGGAGTAGAGACGGGCGGTTCCAACATTCAGTTCGCGGTCAACCCGGTAAACGGAGACGTGATCGTAATCGAGATGAACCCGAGGGTTTCCCGCTCTTCGGCTTTGGCTTCCAAAGCGACCGGATTTCCGATCGCAAAGATCGCCGCTCTTCTTTCCATCGGTTATACGTTAGACGAAATTAAGAACGATATCACTCGCGTAACTCCGGCTTCTTTTGAGCCTTCGATCGACTATGTAGTAACAAAAGTGCCCCGTTTTGCCTTTGAAAAATTTCCGGGAACCGACGATACTTTGGGAGTTCAGATGAAAGCGGTCGGCGAGGCGATGGCGATCGGTAGGACGTTTAAGGAAAGTTTTCAGAAGGCGCTTCGTTCTCTTGAAATCGACCGCTACGGCTTCGGTTCAGACGGATACTTTCAGGAATTATTATATGCAAGAAGTTTAAATAGTGATCAAAGAAAGGAATGGATCGATTCCTTTCTGAAACGTCCGAACGATAAGCGTATTTTTTACATCAAGCTCGCTTTCGACGAGGAATACACCGTGGATCAGATCCACGATCTTTGCAAGGTGGATCGCTGGTTCCTGTGGCAGATGGAAGACCTTCTCAAATTGGAAAAGGAATATTCCGAAAAGGGAAATTTGGTTCTTTCCAAAATGAAACAAGCCGGTTTTTCCAACAGACAACTATCATTTCTAAAGAATAAAAAACGGATTCTGGATCTGCTCGACGGCGAGCTCAGGGTGGATCTGAAAAAAACGGAAATTCAGAATCTTCTCAAAAAATCGGAAGAGGAAATTGAAACCAAGCTCGGTTCTGAAAAGATTCTTCCCGTTTACAAAAGAATCGATACTTGCGCGGGAGAATTCGAGGCTTATACTCCTTATTTCTATTCTTCTTACGACGAAGAGGACGAGTCCGATGTGACTTCTACTAAGTCCGTGATGATTCTCGGAGGAGGTCCGAATCGGATCGGCCAGGGGATCGAGTTCGATTACTGCTGTTGTCAGGCTTCCTACGCTCTTCAGGACTTGGGAATCGAGTCCATTATGGTCAATTCGAATCCGGAAACCGTTTCGACGGATTACGATACGTCGGATCGTCTTTACTTCGAGCCTCTGACCCTGGAGGACGTATATCGTATTTATCAAAACGAAAAACCGGAAGGTGTCATCATTCAATTCGGCGGTCAGACTCCTCTCAAACTCGCAAAGGATCTGGAAAGAAAAGGGGTTAAAATTTTAGGAACAAGTCCGGATTCCATCGACCGCGCCGAAGACAGAAAACGTTTTGTCGAAGTATTAGAAAAATTGAAACTAAATTCTCCAGAAAGCGGGATCGCAACTTCTATGGAAGAGGCGAGGGAGATCGCCCAAAAGATCACCTATCCGGTGTTAGTTCGTCCGAGTTACGTTCTGGGAGGAAGAGCGATGCTCATCATCAATGAGGAGAAAGAACTCGATCGTTACATGGAAAAGGCGGAAGAGATCTCCAAAGACAGACCTCTTTTGATTGATTCCTTTTTGGAGGATGCGGTGGAAGTTGATGTGGATGCCCTCTGCGATGGAAAAGAAGTTTTCGTTACCGGCATCATGGAACACATCGAAGAGGCTGGGGTCCATAGCGGGGATTCGGCTTGTATTCTTCCTCCGCAAACGCTTTCCAAAAATATGATGGATGAAATTCGTAGAGCGACCGTGGATCTTGCTTTGGAACTTCAAGTCAAGGGTCTCATCAACATTCAATATGCGGTAAAGAATGAAGTCCTTTATATCATCGAAGTGAATCCGAGAGCCTCAAGGACCGTTCCGTTTGTGTCTAAGGCTCTTGGCCATCCGATTGTAAAATACGCAACTCGGATTATGATGGGAGAATCTTTGAAAAGCCTTCCTCTTCCGAAAGAAATGGCGTTCTCTCAGGTTTCCGTAAAAGAAGTCGTTCTTCCGTTTAATAAATTTCCGGGAGTCGATACGATTTTAGGTCCGGAGATGCGTTCCACCGGAGAAGTAATGGGGATCGCTTCCACTGTCGGGGAGGCATTTTTGAAATCTCAATATATGGCCGGTGACGAACTTCCTTCTCAAGGGACAGTTTTTGTAAGTATCAACGACAAGACCAAGTCGGAGCTTCTTTCTTATATCAAGGATCTTTCCGAACTAGGTTTCAATCTGATCGCGACTTCGGGAACTCATAAATTTCTTTCGGACAATGGAATTCTTTCTTCCAAGATCAACAAGGTCTACGACGAAATATTTCCCACGGCTTTGGATTATATCAGAGAGAATAAGATTCATCTGATCATCAACACTCCTCTTTCAAGAGTCACGAGAGACGATAGTTTTACGATCCGTCAGGCGGCTATAAGATTTAAGGTTCCTTGTTTGACCACATCCAACGCCGCTAAAGCTCTCATCAAAGGAATGGTGGAAATGAAAAACAAGGGTTTTACAATCCATTCTCTCCAAGAAATTCACGCGATGCCGAAAAGTCTTTAA
- the lenF gene encoding endostatin-like outer membrane lipoprotein LenF codes for MKIKYKFTILSAFTLVFVACLNKSSDDNAVLSGLLSLVSNQQRCVGLDCTKNRTATDRIVDGNQLQSVQNLQSAFPLSITPYIFTTSSFGVLHHGNFGGISEADAFCQSNIPSNIPSNTPRSGIYKAMLTDGVNRVATTVGPNSKNGQVNWVFQPNQKYLRAEDGAIVMTTNSSGMFDFASGAKLENPFTQIAASGQWTGLNSDWTTWKSEGVPVACDSWNSSTAALYGSFGSSTRTDSDILAAKISTGEIFTANCASVGSDNGPYKFGLVCVEQPPPPRYIFTTSSFGVVHNGNFGGISGADAFCQNNIPSNIPRTGIYKAMLTDGVNRVATTVGPNSMDGQVNWVFQPNQQYRRAEDGAIVMTTNSFGMFDFANGAKLENPFTLQRESGQWTGLNSNWTTWKPGGVPVACDSWSSSVAARYGSFGSSTRTDSDIIAAKISAGGSFTASCSSTRTSYGPYNLGLVCVEQ; via the coding sequence ATGAAAATTAAATATAAATTTACGATCTTATCAGCTTTCACGCTGGTATTTGTCGCGTGTTTGAATAAGTCATCTGATGATAATGCGGTTTTAAGCGGATTACTTTCTCTTGTATCTAACCAACAGCGATGTGTAGGATTGGATTGTACTAAAAATCGTACGGCAACAGATCGAATTGTGGATGGGAATCAGCTTCAGAGTGTGCAAAACCTACAGTCTGCTTTTCCACTTAGCATCACCCCGTATATCTTTACGACATCGTCTTTCGGTGTTCTTCACCATGGAAACTTTGGAGGAATTTCTGAAGCGGATGCGTTTTGTCAGAGCAATATTCCTTCGAACATTCCTTCGAATACTCCTCGCTCTGGAATCTACAAAGCAATGCTAACGGACGGAGTCAATAGAGTAGCGACTACAGTGGGTCCTAACTCCAAGAATGGGCAAGTAAACTGGGTGTTCCAACCGAATCAAAAATATCTAAGAGCTGAGGACGGTGCGATTGTAATGACCACGAATAGTTCCGGTATGTTTGATTTTGCAAGCGGTGCAAAACTGGAAAATCCGTTTACGCAAATTGCCGCTTCCGGTCAGTGGACCGGCTTAAATTCGGATTGGACAACTTGGAAATCTGAAGGTGTACCGGTTGCTTGTGATTCCTGGAATAGTTCGACTGCCGCTCTTTATGGGTCGTTTGGGAGTTCGACTCGTACGGACTCGGACATTCTCGCAGCGAAGATTTCGACGGGAGAAATCTTTACCGCAAATTGTGCCAGCGTCGGCTCAGACAATGGCCCTTATAAATTCGGTCTGGTTTGTGTGGAACAACCTCCTCCTCCAAGATATATCTTTACGACATCGTCTTTCGGTGTTGTTCACAATGGAAACTTTGGGGGAATTTCTGGAGCGGATGCGTTTTGTCAGAACAATATTCCTTCGAATATTCCTCGTACTGGAATCTACAAAGCAATGCTAACGGACGGAGTCAATAGAGTAGCTACTACAGTAGGTCCTAACTCCATGGATGGACAAGTAAACTGGGTGTTCCAACCGAATCAACAGTATCGAAGAGCTGAGGACGGTGCGATTGTAATGACCACGAATAGTTTCGGTATGTTTGATTTTGCAAACGGCGCAAAACTGGAAAATCCGTTTACACTTCAGCGTGAGTCTGGTCAGTGGACCGGCTTAAATTCGAATTGGACAACTTGGAAACCTGGAGGAGTACCGGTTGCTTGTGACTCCTGGAGTAGTTCTGTTGCCGCTCGTTATGGATCGTTTGGGAGTTCGACTCGTACGGACTCGGATATTATTGCAGCGAAGATTTCGGCGGGAGGAAGCTTTACCGCAAGTTGTTCCAGTACTCGTACATCCTATGGTCCGTATAACTTAGGTCTGGTCTGCGTGGAACAATGA
- the tnpA gene encoding IS66 family insertion sequence element accessory protein TnpA, giving the protein MLDEKTNTDRSKEFTAFSKSGLSQREYCKKRGIKNTNDWERRSKKRDRDGFVEILSSVVQADLTFGSEFLILKIDLLGRHISQSIYNLV; this is encoded by the coding sequence ATGCTTGATGAAAAAACGAATACCGACCGGTCCAAAGAGTTTACCGCTTTTTCCAAAAGCGGGTTATCCCAACGAGAGTATTGTAAAAAGCGCGGGATCAAAAATACGAATGATTGGGAGAGGCGATCTAAAAAACGTGATAGAGATGGCTTTGTAGAAATTCTCTCCTCGGTCGTGCAAGCCGACCTAACGTTTGGATCTGAATTTTTGATTCTCAAAATAGATTTATTGGGTAGGCACATCTCCCAATCAATCTATAATTTGGTTTAG
- the tnpB gene encoding IS66 family insertion sequence element accessory protein TnpB, whose amino-acid sequence MYLRPGVTGLRKSINTLAMIVEGKMKKDPYEESIFLF is encoded by the coding sequence GTGTATTTGCGACCCGGAGTTACGGGTTTAAGGAAATCGATCAATACACTTGCGATGATCGTAGAAGGTAAAATGAAAAAGGATCCGTATGAAGAGAGCATATTTCTCTTTTGA